In Quercus lobata isolate SW786 chromosome 12, ValleyOak3.0 Primary Assembly, whole genome shotgun sequence, a genomic segment contains:
- the LOC115971069 gene encoding MDIS1-interacting receptor like kinase 2-like → MGIGSSSTFEKVFSHISLVLIVLFVSSSIVASASKSNEEAEALVTWKASLQNEDQSQLSSWTLLPNNATNSSTNLNSSTSPCTWFGISCNPVGSVTKINLTHSSLKGSLHEFSVSSFINLEYVDLSKNSLFGTIPPQISNLSNLIYLNLSMNQFSGKIPPEIGLLTNLKVLCLSMNKLDGSIPQEIGQLRSLNVLDLQSNYLDGPIPPSLGNLSNLGYLCLDQNSLSGSIPLEFGNLTNLVELYINNNSLAGSLPTEIGNLKSLKCLSLQKNNLVGSIPTSLCELGNLTYIDLSQNSLSGAIPQEIGHLKSLVVLQLSVNKLNGSFPSSVGNLSQLEIFYVGHNLISGSIPQEVENLVKLTVFRVARNKLTGYLPQNICQNGLLQNFTANNNSLTGPIPKSLRNCTTLNRVRLDGNQLTGNISEVFGIYPNLYYINIADNKLYGELSPNWGRSSILTDLELGGNNISGTIPPEIGNITKLSVLDLSSNHLVGEIPKELGRLISLVELILSNNQLSGGIPSEVGSLTNLDYVDLSNNKLSKSIPGSVGSFSGLFYMNLSYNKFSQGVPIQMGKLVQLSVLDLSHNHLTGEIPTEFMNLQSLQTMDISHNNFSGTLTAFEKLYGLLDFNIAYNQFQGQTPNIKAFQDAPIEALEGNKGLCGEVKGLQPCQLVTTDKKHRIHDLMFTIIFPLLGVFVLLVAFMGLTSFIRKGRKTRNIQNEILYPISTFDGKEMYEEILAATENFDAKYCIGSGGYGSVYKAQLPSGDIIAVKKIHASSCDGDLTDQKEFHNEIVALTEIRHRNIVKLYGFYSSTQHSLLMYEYLEKGSLAAILSKEEEAKELDWSRRVNIVKGVSHALAYMHHDCSPPIVHRDISSKNILLDSDYEAHVSDFGTAKLLKQDSSNWTSFAGTYGYVAPELTYTMQVTEKCDVYSFGVLALEVIKGNHPGDFIYSTLSPSTNILLKDVLDQRLQPPTGQVRDELIKIVTIATACLHANPQSRPTMLRISRLLSSTIVQIPTTVTSGELVRV, encoded by the exons ATGGGAATAGGATCATCATCAACCTTTGAGAAGGTATTCTCTCACATTTCCcttgttttgattgttttgtttgtttcatcATCAATTGTTGCTTCTGCATCTAAGTCCAATGAAGAAGCTGAAGCTCTTGTCACATGGAAAGCCAGCCTCCAAAATGAAGACCAGTCTCAGCTATCATCATGGACTTTGCTTCCTAATAACGCCACCAATTCTTCTACCAATCTTAATTCAAGCACTAGCCCATGTACTTGGTTTGGTATTTCTTGCAACCCTGTTGGAAGTGTCACCAAAATAAATCTTACTCATTCAAGCTTGAAGGGTTCACTGCATGAGTTTTCAGTTTCCTCGTTCATTAATCTTGAATATGTTGATCTTAGTAAGAACTCACTCTTTGGTACCATTCCACCACAGATTAGTAACCTCTCCAATCTCATCTATTTGAACCTGTCCATGAATCAGTTCTCTGGGAAAATCCCACCAGAAATTGGCCTACTAACAAACCTTAAGGTCTTGTGTTTGAGTATGAATAAGTTAGATGGCTCAATTCCTCAAGAAATAGGTCAGCTAAGGTCACTTAATGTGCTTGATTTGCAAAGCAATTATCTAGATGGTCCCATTCCTCCTTCTTTGGGTAATTTAAGTAATCTTGGTTACTTATGTCTCGATCAAAATTCACTATCTGGTTCCATTCCTTTAGAATTTGGAAATCTCACTAACCTGGTTGAACTTTACATAAATAACAATAGTTTAGCTGGTTCCCTCCCTACGGAAATAGGGAATTTGAAATCATTGAAGTGTCTGAGCcttcaaaaaaacaatcttGTTGGTTCTATCCCAACGTCATTATGTGAACTAGGAAATCTTACCTATATTGATCTCTCCCAGAATAGCCTTTCGGGTGCCATTCCACAAGAGATTGGACACCTGAAGTCTCTTGTCGTTCTTCAATTGAGTGTAAATAAACTCAATGGTTCTTTTCCAAGTTCAGTTGGAAATTTGAGccaattagaaattttttatgttggtCACAACCTAATCTCTGGTTCCATTCCTCAAGAGGTGGAAAATCTCGTGAAGTTGACTGTGTTTCGAGTGGCCCGAAACAAATTGACAGGTTATTTGCCTCAAAATATTTGCCAAAATGGATTGCTTCAAAACTTTACTGCAAACAATAATAGTCTAACAGGTCCAATTCCCAAAAGCTTGAGAAACTGCACAACTTTAAATAGAGTTCGTCTAGATGGAAATCAACTGACTGGAAATATATCTGAAGTTTTTGGCATCTATCCAAACTTGTATTACATAAACATTGCCGACAATAAACTTTATGGTGAACTTTCACCTAACTGGGGAAGGAGCTCAATACTAACAGATCTAGAACTTGGGGGAAATAATATTAGTGGTACCATACCACCTGAGATAGGAAACATAACTAAACTAAGTGTTCTTGATCTTTCTTCAAATCATTTAGTTGGGGAGATTCCTAAGGAATTGGGTAGGTTGATTTCTTTGGTGGAGCTTATATTGAGCAACAATCAACTTTCAGGTGGTATACCTTCAGAGGTTGGATCCTTGACTAACCTTGATTATGTTGACTTGTCCAATAACAAATTGAGCAAGTCCATTCCAGGAAGTGTAGGTAGCTTCTCAGGCctattttatatgaatttgAGCTACAATAAGTTCAGCCAAGGAGTTCCAATTCAGATGGGAAAGTTAGTTCAGTTGTCCGTGCTAGATTTGAGTCATAACCATCTCACAGGAGAGATACCAACGGAGTTTATGAACTTGCAAAGCTTGCAAACCATGGATATATCCCATAACAATTTCTCTGGTACTCTAACAGCTTTTGAGAAACTGTACGGCTTGTtggatttcaacatagcatacaATCAATTCCAGGGTCAGACTCCCAACATCAAAGCATTTCAAGATGCTCCAATTGAAGCATTGGAGGGGAACAAGGGATTGTGTGGAGAGGTGAAAGGACTACAACCTTGTCAACTGGTCACCACAGACAAAAAACATAGAATTCATGATCTCATGTTCACGATCATATTTCCCCTTTTGGGAGTATTTGTACTACTAGTTGCATTTATGGGACTGACAAGTTTTAtaagaaaagggagaaagacacgaaatatacaaaatgaaatCTTGTATCCCATATCAACCTTTGATGGGAAAGAAATGTATGAAGAAATTCTAGCAGCCACTGAGAATTTTGATGCCAAGTATTGCATTGGGAGTGGTGGATATGGAAGCGTTTATAAAGCACAATTGCCTTCGGGTGATATTATAGCTGTAAAGAAAATCCACGCTTCATCATGTGATGGTGATTTGACAGATCAAAAGGAGTTTCATAATGAGATAGTGGCATTAACAGAAATACGGCACCGAAACATTGTGAAACTATATGGTTTTTATTCAAGCACACAACACTCGTTGTTGATGTATGAGTACCTTGAGAAGGGCAGCTTGGCCGCAATCCtaagcaaagaagaagaagctaaagAATTGGATTGGAGTAGAAGGGTGAATATTGTTAAAGGGGTTTCACATGCCTTGGCATATATGCACCATGATTGCTCACCGCCAATTGTTCATAGAGACATATCAAGCAAGAATATTTTGCTGGATTCTGATTATGAAGCTCATGTCTCTGATTTTGGCACTGCTAAACTTCTGAAGCAAGACTCATCAAATTGGACAAGCTTTGCAGGCACATATGGATATGTAGCACCag AGCTTACTTACACAATGCAGGTGACTGAGAAATGTGATGTCTATAGTTTTGGAGTTTTAGCACTTGAAGTGATCAAAGGAAATCATCCTGGTGATTTCATCTATTCTACATTGTCCCCATCAACTAACATATTGCTGAAGGATGTATTGGACCAACGCCTTCAACCTCCCACAGGTCAAGTTCGAGATGAACTGATAAAGATTGTAACTATTGCAACTGCTTGCTTACATGCTAATCCACAATCTAGGCCAACCATGCTCAGGATTTCTAGGCTGTTATCATCCACAATTGTGCAGATTCCTACAACAGTCACATCTGGAGAACTAGTCAGGGTCTAA
- the LOC115972452 gene encoding kinesin-like protein KIN-7N, which produces MEKICVAVRVRPSVSSESFNGAYWNVEDNRISLHRLHGTPISGLSYTFDHVFDESSTNARVYELLTKDIIHAAVDGFNGTAFAYGQTSSGKTFTMNGSETDAGIINRAVKDVFAKIQMISDREFLIRVSYMEIYNEEINDLFSVENQKLQIHESLERGIFVSGLREEIVNNAEQVLKLIELGEVNRHFGETNMNVRSSRSHTIFRMVIESKGKDTNSSGDSSSVDAIRVSVLNLVDLAGSERIAKTGADGVRLKEGKHINKSLMVLGNVINKLSEGAKQRGHIPYRDSKLTRILQPALGGNAKTSIICTIAPEEVHIEETKGTLQFASRAKRITNCAQVNEILTDAALLKRQKLEIEDLRKKLQGSHAEVLEQEILKLRNDMLKYELEREKLATELEEERKSHKERDQCIREQQMKIDNLSNLVSFSDLDRNSNQGQGSARQSLKEECSESSVHQGDAFSTPCFKADPKAFVVKRSNYSTLPDYSPLPDTFSNVADEDTWQKMNKGYMADLDSLQMTPARKVQSFPSNDITPACSNDNFKKEVQQLKRQLEIATEDKNELERKHAEQIMLNHQLMDEISELQQEAKLIQEIPQRLSESVGNCKDVYEDILSIVQSFVSDGESSTAKLLSSTSEIGKSLFTTLETHFSMAMDDRSSSTGNNFLIQEQCKVLYEKLNSTITSLVSSETPSSENEEARAQLCSCGNKGCTQGGETACWKEELSNELNTIKERYYGLEKELDHNNQLLVVSKERYDSLEREFRLLKEDRDLLHQMVSDSSQKLSLVTDQKENVLKDLNTEVQRRKNLEEEIKQFSVAFASRQRSLASFHSDIKSNCEKLRTQCLVSLPKSRGC; this is translated from the exons ATGGAGAAGATCTGCGTTGCAGTTCGAGTGAGACCTTCGGTATCCTCAGAATCCTTCAATGGAGCCTACTGGAATGTCGAAGACAATCGCATTTCTCTTCACAGGCTTCACGGCACCCCAATCTCTGGCCTCTCTTACACTTTTG ATCATGTATTTGACGAAAGTTCTACGAACGCTAGGGTTTACGAGCTTCTTACGAAGGATATCATTCACGCAGCAGTTGATGGATTTAACG GAACTGCTTTTGCATATGGACAAACCAGCAGTGGCAAGACTTTCACCATGAATGGCTCAGAAACGGATGCGGGGATTATTAACAGGGCAGTTAAGGATGTATTTGCAAAAATTCAGATG ATATCTGATCGCGAGTTTCTGATTCGAGTTTCCTACATGGAAATTTATAATGAAGAAATCAATGACCTTTTCTCTGTAGAGAATCAGAAATTGCAAATACATGAGAGTTTGGAG CGTGGGATATTCGTCTCTGGTCTGAGGGAGGAAATTGTTAACAATGCTGAACAAGTGCTAAAGCTCATCGAATTGGGAGAAG TTAATAGGCACTTTGGTGAGACAAATATGAATGTTCGTAGTAGTAGATCCCACACAATATTCAGAATG GTGATTGAAAGCAAAGGGAAGGATACCAATTCTTCAGGGGATTCTTCAAGCGTTGATGCTATCCGTGTTTCAGTCTTG aatttggtaGATTTAGCTGGGTCTGAAAGGATTGCTAAAACTGGAGCAGACGGAGTACGTCTTAAGGAAGGAAAGCACATTAATAAGAGTTTAATGGTTCTGGGTAACGTGATCAACAAACTAAGTGAGGGTGCAAAACAGAG GGGTCATATTCCTTATCGTGATAGTAAGCTAACACGAATACTTCAACCTGCTCTTGGTGGCAATGCCAAAACTTCAATTATATGCACCATAGCACCTGAGGAG GTACACATTGAAGAAACAAAGGGAACTCTTCAATTTGCTAGCAGAGCCAAGCGCATCACTAATTGTGCTCAAGTGAATGAA ATTTTGACAGATGCAGCCTTATTGAAGCGGCAAAAACTAGAGATTGAGGATCTTCGTAAGAAGCTTCAG GGATCTCATGCTGAGGTGCTGGAGCAAGAGATCTTAAAATTGCGGAATGATATGCTCAAG TATGAACTAGAGCGGGAGAAGCTTGCGACAGAATTGGAAGAGGAGAGGAAATCACATAAGGAACGTGATCAATGCATTCGTGAGCAACAGATGAAAATTGACAATCTAAGtaatcttgtttctttttcaGACCTTGACAGAAACTCTAATCAG GGACAGGGCTCTGCAAGACAAAGCCTTAAGGAAGAATGCAGTGAAAGTAGTGTACATCAAGGAGATGCTTTTAGCACCCCTTGTTTCAAGGCAGATCCCAAAGCCTTTGTTGTCAAGCGATCAAATTACTCAACACTGCCTGATTATAGCCCTCTTCCTGATACATTTAGCAATGTGGCTGATGAAGACACATGGCAGAAAATGAACAAAGGTTACATGGCGGACCTTGATTCACTTCAAATGACTCCTGCAAGAAAAGTTCAATCATTTCCTTCCAATGACATAACTCCT GCTTGTTcaaatgataattttaaaaaagaggTTCAACAACTCAAGAGACAATTAGAGATTGCCACTGAAGACAAAAATGAACTGGAG AGAAAGCATGCGGAACAGATTATGCTGAACCATCAACTAATGGATGAAATATCCGAACTTCAACAAGAAGCAAAACTTATCCAAGAAATCCCTCAAAGGCTAAGTGAATCTGTGGGAAATTGCAAAGATGTCTATGAGGATATTTTGTCAATAGTACAG AGTTTTGTATCTGATGGGGAATCTTCAACTGCAAAATTGCTATCAAGCACAAGTGAAATTGGTAAAAGCCTTTTTACAACTTTGGAAACTCATTTCTCAATGGCAATGGATGACCGAAGTTCTTCCACTGGGAACAATTTTCTAATTCAAGAACAATGCAAAGTGCTTTATGAGAAGTTGAACAGTACAATTACATCGTTGGTATCATCAGAAACACCATCCTCTGAGAATGAAGAAGCGAGGGCTCAACTATGTAGCTGTGGAAATAAG GGCTGCACTCAGGGAGGAGAAACTGCTTGTTGGAAGGAAGAACTGAGCAATGAGCTGAACACCATCAAGGAAAGATATTATGGCTTGGAGAAAGAGTTAGATCACAATAACCAACTCCTGGTGGTTTCTAAAGAAAGATATGATAGCTTGGAAAGAGAGTTTCGGCTGTTGAAAGAAGATAGAGATCTTTTGCACCAAATGGTCTCTGACTCATCTCAAAAACTTTCCCTGGTTACTGaccaaaaggaaaatgttttgaaGGATTTGAACACTGAAGTACAGAGAaggaaaaatcttgaagaagagATCAAACAGTTTAGTGTTGCTTTTGCCTCTCGTCAAAGATCACTTGCGTCTTTCCATAGTGATATTAAGTCTAATTGTGAAAAACTGAGAACTCAATGTTTAGTTTCTTTACCCAAATCTCGTGGGTGTTGA